In a single window of the uncultured Dysgonomonas sp. genome:
- the menB gene encoding 1,4-dihydroxy-2-naphthoyl-CoA synthase encodes MATREWQTIKEYEEILFDYFEGIGRITINRPRYRNAFTPTTTMEISDALRICHENQDIYVVVLTGAGDKAFCAGGDQNVKGKGGYIGKDGVPRLQVLEVQKQIRSMPKPVIAMVNGYAIGGGHVLQVVCDLSIASANAIFGQTGPRVGSFDAGFGSSYLARIVGQKKAREIWFLCRQYSAQEALDMGLVNTVVPFDQLEDETVKWAHEMMQHSPMALRMIKMGLNAELDGQSGIQELAGNATLLYYLTDEAQEGKHAFLEKRKPDFKKFPKFP; translated from the coding sequence ATGGCAACAAGAGAATGGCAAACCATTAAAGAATATGAGGAAATTCTGTTCGATTACTTTGAAGGAATAGGCCGCATAACAATCAACCGTCCGCGTTACCGCAACGCTTTTACTCCTACCACGACTATGGAGATCAGTGATGCCCTTCGTATATGTCACGAAAATCAGGATATCTATGTCGTAGTGCTTACAGGCGCAGGAGATAAAGCTTTCTGTGCCGGTGGAGACCAGAATGTAAAAGGTAAAGGCGGATATATAGGTAAAGATGGTGTTCCTCGCTTACAGGTGCTTGAAGTGCAGAAGCAAATACGCTCGATGCCTAAGCCCGTTATTGCGATGGTAAACGGTTATGCGATCGGTGGTGGACATGTATTGCAAGTCGTTTGTGACTTGTCTATTGCGTCTGCAAATGCGATCTTCGGACAGACCGGCCCACGTGTAGGCAGCTTTGATGCCGGATTCGGGTCATCCTATCTGGCACGTATCGTAGGTCAAAAAAAGGCTCGTGAAATATGGTTCCTTTGCCGCCAGTATTCAGCGCAGGAGGCTTTGGATATGGGACTGGTAAATACTGTTGTGCCTTTCGATCAGTTGGAAGACGAAACCGTGAAATGGGCGCACGAAATGATGCAACACAGCCCTATGGCGCTGCGTATGATAAAAATGGGACTCAATGCTGAACTTGACGGGCAATCCGGTATTCAGGAACTGGCCGGAAATGCGACTTTACTTTATTATCTGACAGATGAGGCGCAGGAAGGAAAGCATGCATTCCTCGAAAAGCGTAAGCCGGACTTCAAAAAGTTTCCTAAGTTTCCGTAA
- a CDS encoding o-succinylbenzoate synthase gives MFKTRIIPYTLHFKRPAGTSRGVYHDHKIWYVVITDTSRPERWGIGECAPLFDLSCDYDENYEDRLSYFCQKLEQDGKLGIEALRPYPSILFGLETAMRQLEQGSFRLWDTPFVRGEKGIPINGLIWMGDYDYMLEQIESKLEQGFRCVKLKIGAINFDKELDLLRYIRKHYGPDKITLRVDANGAFSPDDALDKLKRLAELDLHSIEQPIRAGQWNDMARLTEITPLSIALDEELIGVNQPEEKEHLLETIKPQYIILKPTLHGGIIGATEWIELARSMNIGWWITSALESNIGLNAIAQWCSTYNNPLPQGLGTGALYTNNIEMPLFIQGDCLWYEIKTKNEKRKVKNILHF, from the coding sequence ATGTTTAAAACCCGGATCATACCCTATACGCTCCATTTCAAGCGTCCCGCAGGGACATCGCGCGGAGTTTATCACGACCATAAAATATGGTATGTGGTGATAACTGATACATCCCGGCCTGAGCGATGGGGGATAGGGGAGTGTGCCCCGCTTTTTGATCTTAGCTGCGACTATGACGAAAATTATGAGGATAGGCTATCTTATTTCTGCCAAAAACTAGAGCAGGACGGAAAATTGGGTATAGAAGCATTGCGTCCGTATCCATCCATTCTCTTTGGTCTGGAGACGGCGATGAGGCAGTTGGAACAAGGTAGTTTCCGCTTATGGGATACTCCGTTTGTCCGGGGAGAGAAAGGGATTCCTATCAATGGGCTTATCTGGATGGGCGATTATGATTACATGCTCGAACAGATAGAATCTAAATTGGAACAGGGTTTTCGCTGTGTGAAACTCAAGATAGGAGCCATCAATTTTGACAAAGAACTAGACCTGCTTCGCTATATCCGTAAACATTATGGGCCAGATAAAATAACGTTGCGTGTGGATGCAAACGGTGCATTTTCGCCGGACGATGCGCTGGATAAATTGAAACGGCTGGCCGAACTGGATTTGCATTCTATCGAACAACCTATTCGCGCCGGACAATGGAACGATATGGCACGATTGACGGAGATAACACCTTTGTCGATAGCGCTCGATGAAGAACTGATCGGAGTTAACCAGCCTGAAGAAAAGGAACACTTGCTGGAAACCATAAAACCACAATACATAATTCTGAAACCTACCTTACATGGAGGAATCATCGGTGCAACCGAATGGATAGAATTGGCCCGATCAATGAATATCGGCTGGTGGATAACTTCGGCTTTGGAATCGAATATCGGGCTGAACGCGATAGCCCAATGGTGTTCTACTTACAATAATCCGCTTCCTCAAGGGCTTGGTACGGGCGCATTATATACGAACAATATAGAGATGCCATTGTTTATACAGGGTGACTGCCTTTGGTACGAAATAAAAACGAAAAATGAAAAACGAAAAGTGAAAAATATTCTACATTTTTAG
- a CDS encoding AMP-binding protein has translation MYQLYIKRQIITIDGGSYTPDIFRSKGMPAFALKSDFHYSLYLFLKEWFSRSPLIRVQTSGSTGAPKEMMVEKERMMRSAELTCSFLGLKEGNKALLCMSLDYIAGKMMVVRALIAGLDLYPVTPSGNPLKDAKVTFGFAAMIPMQVYNSLESDKERKKLEKIKNLIIGGGAIDSRLEEKMKFFPNNVYSTYGMTETLSHIALRRLNGESASGSYIPFPSVALSLSDDNTLIIDAPLVTSEKLYTNDIAEIDKDGSFRITGRKDNVINSGGIKIQIEEVEKILKPLINSSFAVTSLPDPKFGEVLILAVEEDIDPAIFKDIQPAYYTPKKIIKVDKIPLTETGKISRVELKKLVREL, from the coding sequence ATGTATCAACTTTACATAAAAAGACAAATAATAACAATAGACGGAGGTTCCTATACCCCTGATATTTTCCGAAGCAAAGGAATGCCGGCCTTTGCCCTAAAATCGGATTTCCATTATAGTCTTTATTTATTTCTGAAAGAGTGGTTTTCCCGTTCACCATTGATTAGGGTGCAAACATCAGGTTCTACAGGCGCACCTAAAGAAATGATGGTGGAAAAAGAGCGGATGATGCGCAGTGCGGAACTTACCTGTTCTTTTCTCGGATTAAAAGAAGGAAACAAAGCCCTGCTGTGTATGTCGCTAGACTATATTGCAGGTAAAATGATGGTGGTACGTGCATTGATCGCAGGCCTGGACTTATATCCTGTCACCCCGTCCGGCAACCCGCTGAAAGATGCAAAAGTTACGTTCGGTTTTGCCGCGATGATCCCTATGCAGGTGTATAATAGCTTGGAGTCTGATAAAGAGCGGAAGAAACTGGAAAAAATAAAAAATCTGATAATAGGAGGAGGGGCGATTGACTCCCGTCTGGAAGAAAAAATGAAATTTTTTCCTAATAATGTATATTCTACATATGGAATGACCGAGACCCTTTCGCACATTGCTTTGCGCAGGCTGAACGGAGAGAGTGCTTCCGGATCATATATCCCATTTCCATCTGTTGCGCTATCATTATCGGATGATAATACACTGATAATAGATGCGCCGTTGGTAACAAGCGAAAAACTTTATACGAACGATATTGCGGAGATAGATAAAGACGGAAGCTTCCGTATCACAGGACGCAAAGATAATGTAATTAACAGCGGAGGAATAAAGATTCAGATAGAAGAAGTTGAAAAGATACTGAAGCCCCTTATCAATAGCTCTTTTGCTGTTACATCCCTTCCCGATCCTAAATTTGGAGAAGTACTAATTCTTGCAGTGGAAGAAGATATTGATCCGGCTATATTTAAAGATATCCAACCTGCATATTATACTCCTAAGAAGATTATTAAGGTAGATAAAATCCCTTTAACAGAGACAGGGAAGATAAGCCGTGTAGAATTGAAGAAGTTGGTACGTGAACTTTAA
- a CDS encoding amidohydrolase produces MNIILLQTDIQWQKPNENRTHAETIIDTLPQVDLVILPEMFTSGFCMTPSDIAEKADTDTLHWMQTIAEKKNVAIAGSVSVEDGGKYYNRFYFVKPDGSYATYNKKHLFTFSGEDKEYAAGDERVIVEYKGVRVLLQICYDLRFPVFSRNRGDYDMIIYVANWPTVRIDAWNTLLKARAIENLCYVAGVNRVGNDPGNSYNGGTVLLDYMGKTIVAAEDGLENAACGNIDIQILKDFREKFPALNDADKYRIIN; encoded by the coding sequence ATGAACATTATACTATTACAAACCGACATACAGTGGCAAAAGCCAAATGAAAACAGGACGCACGCAGAGACGATAATCGACACGTTGCCACAGGTAGATTTGGTTATCTTACCTGAAATGTTTACATCAGGTTTTTGCATGACTCCTTCCGATATAGCAGAAAAAGCGGATACCGATACCCTTCATTGGATGCAAACAATTGCCGAGAAAAAGAACGTGGCGATTGCAGGAAGTGTGTCAGTTGAAGACGGAGGAAAGTATTACAACCGTTTCTATTTCGTAAAACCCGACGGCAGTTATGCCACCTATAATAAGAAACATTTGTTCACATTCTCAGGTGAAGACAAAGAATATGCTGCAGGAGACGAAAGGGTAATAGTGGAATATAAAGGTGTAAGGGTCTTACTGCAAATCTGTTATGATCTGCGCTTTCCCGTATTTTCCAGAAACAGGGGTGATTATGATATGATTATTTATGTCGCCAACTGGCCGACAGTCCGTATCGATGCTTGGAATACACTGCTCAAAGCACGTGCTATCGAGAACCTTTGTTATGTAGCGGGAGTGAACAGGGTAGGGAATGACCCCGGCAACAGCTATAATGGAGGTACCGTATTGCTCGATTATATGGGCAAAACAATTGTAGCGGCGGAAGATGGCTTGGAAAATGCGGCTTGTGGTAATATAGATATACAGATATTAAAAGACTTTCGTGAAAAATTTCCGGCACTCAATGATGCCGATAAATACAGAATAATCAACTAA
- a CDS encoding thiamine pyrophosphate-dependent enzyme, translated as MREKLLMLGDQAIALGAIHAGITGVYAYPGTPSTEITEYIQDSPLAKERNIHSQWCTNEKTAMETALGVSYIGKRALVCMKHVGLNVAADAFVNSAMTGTNGGLVVLVADDPSMHSSQNEQDSRFYGKFAFTPIFEPSSQQEAYDMVRYAFDVSEKYELPVLIRLTTRMAHSRAVVEISESKEQNEIKFPEDKSRWVLLPVNARRRYNELLAVQTELEKISSQSPYNFYKEGNRQGVIACGIGYNYLMENYPDSCDRTVLKISQYPLPKELIRKVWNECDEVLILEDGQPFVEEQLRGLLDETGKVKGRLTGELPRVGELTPDNVRAALGFSVKVYQGASENVVARPPALCTGCGHRDVYDALNEVFHEYENAKVFSDIGCYTLGALPPFRAIDTCVDMGASITMAKGAADGGLFPSVAVIGDSTFTHSGITGLLDAVNSNASVTIVISDNLTTAMTGGQDSAGYEKLEDICLGVGVEKEHLRIVIPLPKNIEEIKNIIREEIEYNGVSVIIPRRECIQTIKRKVKNEK; from the coding sequence ATGAGAGAAAAATTATTGATGCTGGGTGACCAGGCGATCGCCTTGGGTGCTATCCATGCTGGCATTACGGGTGTGTATGCATATCCGGGAACGCCTTCGACCGAAATAACGGAATATATTCAGGATTCACCATTAGCAAAGGAGCGGAATATTCACAGTCAATGGTGTACCAATGAAAAAACTGCTATGGAAACGGCTCTAGGTGTATCCTATATTGGAAAGCGGGCATTGGTGTGTATGAAGCATGTGGGACTGAATGTAGCAGCCGATGCCTTTGTAAATTCGGCTATGACGGGAACAAATGGTGGGCTGGTAGTTCTAGTGGCTGACGACCCCTCGATGCACTCTTCCCAGAATGAGCAGGATTCGCGTTTTTATGGTAAGTTTGCGTTTACACCTATATTCGAACCATCGTCGCAACAGGAAGCGTATGATATGGTGCGTTATGCTTTCGATGTTTCTGAAAAATATGAATTGCCTGTACTGATACGGCTTACTACCCGTATGGCACATTCGCGTGCTGTGGTCGAAATATCAGAGAGCAAAGAGCAGAATGAAATAAAATTCCCCGAAGATAAATCCCGTTGGGTGCTACTTCCTGTAAATGCAAGAAGAAGATATAACGAACTCTTGGCTGTCCAGACCGAATTGGAAAAAATATCTTCGCAGTCGCCATATAATTTTTATAAAGAAGGCAATCGACAAGGAGTTATTGCTTGCGGAATCGGTTATAATTACCTGATGGAGAATTATCCTGACAGTTGTGATCGCACAGTGTTGAAAATCTCACAATATCCTTTGCCGAAAGAACTTATACGGAAAGTATGGAATGAATGTGATGAGGTCTTGATTCTTGAGGACGGGCAACCTTTTGTTGAAGAGCAGCTTCGCGGATTGCTGGATGAAACAGGAAAGGTTAAAGGACGCCTGACGGGAGAGTTGCCGCGGGTAGGAGAACTTACACCCGACAATGTTCGCGCAGCATTGGGCTTCTCGGTTAAAGTGTACCAGGGAGCAAGTGAAAATGTCGTAGCCCGTCCACCTGCATTATGTACAGGGTGCGGACATAGGGATGTATATGATGCGTTGAATGAAGTGTTCCACGAATATGAGAATGCAAAAGTGTTCAGTGATATAGGTTGTTATACGCTTGGCGCATTGCCACCTTTCCGGGCCATAGATACCTGTGTGGATATGGGGGCGTCCATAACGATGGCTAAAGGTGCTGCTGATGGAGGTTTGTTCCCATCGGTAGCGGTTATTGGCGATTCCACTTTCACTCATTCAGGAATAACAGGATTGTTAGATGCCGTAAATTCGAATGCCAGTGTGACCATTGTTATTTCAGATAATCTGACTACGGCTATGACCGGAGGGCAGGATTCGGCAGGATACGAAAAATTGGAAGATATATGTCTTGGTGTGGGTGTGGAGAAAGAACACCTGCGCATCGTGATTCCATTACCGAAGAATATAGAAGAAATAAAGAATATTATTCGTGAAGAAATTGAATATAATGGTGTTTCGGTTATTATTCCTCGCAGAGAATGCATACAGACAATTAAACGAAAAGTAAAAAACGAAAAGTGA
- a CDS encoding indolepyruvate oxidoreductase subunit beta, producing the protein MKLDIILSGVGGQGILSIAAIIGEASLREGLHIKQAEVHGMSQRGGDVQSNLRISSNPIHSDLIAKGTADAILSLEPMEALRYIPYLSDEGWVVTNISPFVNIPNYPELDNILEELSSLPNVILLDVDAIAKEAKVSRAANMVLLGAASVILGIEASKLEGAIAQVFGRKGESVVDMNIKAFREGQSAGRKQVENKRNDSCLSCLRNEISGSTG; encoded by the coding sequence ATGAAACTCGATATAATACTTTCAGGTGTAGGCGGACAAGGAATACTTTCCATTGCTGCCATTATTGGAGAAGCTTCTCTTCGGGAGGGATTACATATAAAACAGGCTGAAGTACATGGCATGAGCCAACGGGGAGGGGATGTTCAATCTAATCTTCGTATATCGTCAAATCCGATACATTCCGACCTGATTGCAAAAGGAACCGCTGATGCTATTCTATCACTGGAACCGATGGAGGCTTTGCGTTATATTCCATACTTATCAGATGAGGGCTGGGTGGTGACGAATATTTCACCTTTTGTCAATATTCCGAATTATCCCGAATTAGATAATATCCTTGAAGAATTATCTTCATTGCCTAATGTCATACTTCTGGATGTAGATGCTATTGCTAAAGAAGCTAAAGTGTCTCGGGCTGCAAATATGGTGCTGCTGGGTGCTGCTTCTGTGATTTTGGGTATAGAAGCTTCCAAACTGGAAGGAGCTATTGCACAGGTATTTGGTCGCAAAGGAGAATCTGTAGTGGATATGAATATAAAAGCTTTCAGAGAAGGACAAAGTGCAGGCAGAAAACAAGTGGAAAATAAGAGGAATGATTCTTGTTTATCATGCCTGAGAAACGAAATATCCGGGAGTACAGGCTAA
- a CDS encoding pyridoxal phosphate-dependent aminotransferase encodes MQNRVFSQELINQVVDELKITNLEKATIGEVLLLASRLEQVTGIPFIRMDQGVPGLKPCQIGINAEKKALDEGVASMYPAAAGVPVLKKEASRFVKAFLDVDISSGSCIPVTGSVAGSFSSFIACNQRDKDKDTVLFIDPGFPIQKSQLKILDIKYIEFDVYNYRGGGLKAKLEGLLEKGNISSIVYSNPNNPAWICLTEDELQIIGELATKYDAVVIEDLAYFAMDFRTDLGKPFQPPFVPTVARYTDNYILMLSSSKIFSYAGQRAAVLCISDQLFFRKFEALAEKYSGSGIFGPTFIGEILYMITSGITHSTQYGYAAMLKASSDGELDFVKETSEYGRRAYRMKELFNKYGFHVVYDKDINRAISDGFFFTIGYKDMSCAQLMRELLYYGISSIALSTTGSEQQGIRACCSRMSEDLYTVLDERLRFFKLDH; translated from the coding sequence ATGCAAAACAGAGTATTTAGTCAGGAACTCATAAATCAGGTTGTCGACGAATTAAAAATAACAAACCTCGAGAAAGCTACCATCGGTGAAGTGCTACTTTTGGCATCGCGGCTTGAACAGGTTACAGGCATTCCTTTTATCCGTATGGATCAGGGTGTGCCAGGCCTTAAACCTTGCCAGATAGGTATAAATGCGGAAAAGAAAGCGTTGGACGAAGGTGTGGCTTCGATGTATCCTGCTGCCGCAGGTGTTCCTGTGTTGAAGAAAGAAGCATCCCGTTTTGTTAAAGCGTTTCTCGATGTTGATATATCATCAGGCTCATGCATACCGGTCACAGGTTCGGTTGCCGGTTCTTTCAGTTCCTTTATCGCCTGCAACCAACGGGATAAAGATAAGGATACTGTATTATTTATCGATCCCGGCTTTCCTATACAGAAATCCCAATTGAAAATACTTGATATTAAATATATAGAATTTGATGTCTACAATTACAGGGGGGGAGGCTTAAAAGCTAAACTTGAAGGATTATTGGAAAAGGGCAATATATCTTCTATTGTATATTCCAATCCGAATAATCCGGCCTGGATATGTCTGACGGAGGATGAATTGCAGATAATAGGAGAATTGGCTACAAAATATGATGCGGTTGTTATTGAAGATTTAGCCTATTTCGCTATGGATTTTCGTACCGATTTAGGTAAGCCTTTCCAACCGCCTTTTGTTCCTACTGTAGCCAGATATACAGATAATTATATTTTGATGCTTTCCTCGTCTAAGATATTCAGTTATGCCGGACAACGTGCCGCAGTGCTTTGTATTTCGGACCAATTATTTTTTCGTAAATTTGAAGCATTGGCCGAGAAATATTCTGGTTCAGGTATTTTCGGTCCTACATTTATAGGAGAAATATTGTATATGATAACCTCCGGCATAACTCATTCTACGCAGTATGGTTATGCGGCAATGTTAAAGGCGTCATCGGACGGAGAATTAGACTTTGTAAAAGAGACAAGTGAATATGGCAGGCGTGCCTACCGGATGAAGGAATTATTCAATAAATACGGTTTTCATGTGGTATATGATAAGGATATAAACAGGGCGATTTCCGACGGATTCTTTTTCACAATCGGTTACAAAGATATGTCTTGTGCCCAACTGATGCGCGAGTTATTGTATTATGGAATAAGTTCGATTGCTTTGTCTACTACAGGAAGCGAGCAACAAGGTATAAGAGCATGCTGCTCGCGTATGAGTGAGGACTTATATACTGTGTTAGATGAACGATTAAGATTTTTCAAATTAGACCATTGA
- a CDS encoding phenylacetate--CoA ligase, which produces MIWNEPKECMSLEDKRNLQGKRLRKLVDRVYHNTPFYRRKMQEMDIMPDDIKTVDDIVKLPFTTKQDLRDNYPYGLFALPMSDIVRLHASSGTTGKPTVVGYTRRDLSIWSEMIARSLSAYGADRNDIISVAYGYGLFTGGLGLHYGVEHLGATVIPMSSGNTSKQIQFMHDFGATAIACTPSYALYLAEAMEKAGIPREDFKLRMGIFGAEPWTENMRKEVEAKLGINAYNIYGLSEVMGPGVSHECRYKDGSHIIDDHFLPEIVSPDTLEQLPYGEQGELVFTTLTKEGLPLLRYRTKDLCSLTEEPCKCGRTSVRMSRIVGRSDDMLIIRGVNVFPSQIESVILEMEEFEPHYLLIVDRVNNLDILEVQVEVRDGYFSDEISKIMALKKKIAHRLQSVLGISADIKLVEPYSIKRSEGKAQRVIDKRIFN; this is translated from the coding sequence ATGATTTGGAATGAACCGAAAGAGTGCATGAGCCTCGAGGATAAACGAAACCTGCAAGGCAAGCGTTTAAGAAAACTCGTGGACAGAGTGTATCACAACACGCCATTTTATCGCCGCAAAATGCAGGAAATGGATATAATGCCTGACGATATAAAGACGGTGGACGATATTGTAAAACTGCCATTTACTACCAAGCAGGATTTACGGGATAATTATCCTTACGGACTATTTGCTTTACCAATGTCTGATATAGTGAGGCTACATGCTTCATCGGGGACCACGGGAAAACCTACAGTTGTTGGCTACACCCGGCGTGATTTATCCATCTGGTCGGAAATGATAGCTCGTAGCCTGAGTGCATACGGCGCTGATCGTAATGATATTATATCAGTGGCATACGGTTATGGCCTGTTTACCGGAGGACTTGGATTGCATTACGGAGTGGAGCATCTGGGCGCGACGGTGATTCCCATGTCGAGCGGGAATACATCCAAGCAAATTCAGTTTATGCACGATTTTGGAGCTACAGCCATCGCCTGTACTCCATCTTATGCTCTATACCTGGCAGAAGCCATGGAGAAAGCAGGTATACCACGTGAAGACTTTAAGCTGCGCATGGGTATTTTCGGTGCAGAGCCATGGACGGAAAACATGAGAAAAGAAGTAGAAGCTAAACTTGGAATAAATGCTTATAATATATATGGATTGAGCGAAGTGATGGGGCCGGGTGTGTCACACGAATGCCGGTACAAAGATGGTTCGCATATTATAGATGATCATTTTCTACCGGAAATTGTATCACCTGATACATTAGAGCAACTGCCATACGGAGAACAGGGAGAATTAGTATTTACCACTCTTACAAAGGAGGGCTTACCTCTATTGCGTTACCGTACCAAAGACCTTTGTTCATTGACGGAAGAACCTTGTAAATGTGGACGCACCAGTGTGCGCATGAGCCGTATAGTAGGACGTAGCGACGATATGCTGATTATTCGTGGGGTAAATGTATTCCCATCGCAGATAGAAAGCGTAATACTGGAAATGGAAGAATTTGAACCGCACTATCTGCTGATAGTAGACCGTGTAAACAATCTGGATATACTGGAAGTACAGGTTGAAGTCCGGGACGGATATTTTTCCGATGAAATCTCAAAGATTATGGCATTGAAAAAGAAGATAGCCCATCGTCTGCAAAGTGTGCTGGGAATCAGTGCCGATATAAAACTGGTTGAGCCGTACAGCATCAAACGAAGTGAGGGTAAGGCGCAGCGTGTAATTGATAAACGTATCTTTAATTGA
- a CDS encoding amino acid-binding protein, translating to MTIKQLSIFVENKTGRLNEVAHILGRNGVNMKAFSLAESADFGILRLIVSDVDLAVKVLKEAHLGVSVNDVLCLSCPNTPGSLATILEYLAKEDVFIEYMYAFSNGERANVVIRPTDIKKCIEILTANNCELLNQDKIKGC from the coding sequence ATGACAATAAAACAACTATCTATTTTTGTAGAAAATAAGACCGGACGACTAAATGAGGTAGCGCATATACTGGGCAGGAATGGAGTGAATATGAAAGCGTTCAGCCTGGCCGAAAGTGCAGACTTTGGTATTTTACGTCTGATAGTATCCGATGTGGATTTGGCTGTGAAAGTCCTAAAAGAGGCTCATTTAGGGGTAAGTGTAAATGATGTACTTTGTCTATCGTGTCCCAATACACCGGGCTCATTAGCTACTATATTGGAATATTTGGCGAAGGAAGATGTATTTATTGAATATATGTATGCTTTTTCGAATGGTGAAAGGGCCAATGTGGTTATAAGGCCAACAGATATAAAAAAATGCATCGAGATATTGACTGCAAATAATTGCGAACTATTGAATCAGGATAAGATAAAAGGATGCTGA
- a CDS encoding ROK family protein, translating to MKIGIDLGGTNVRMSIVSNGKIIGRVAEPCKANEPEEAVIGQLKGMIHQLINQDIESIGIGVPSVVDAERGIVYNVANIPSWKEVHLKDILEEEFKIPVSVNNDCNCFALGEHYYGEGNGFNNIVAVALGTGVGAGIIIDGKLYNGDNTGAGEIGCLPYLEYDYESYCSSSYFVREHGITGKEAFDKASEGDNEALMIWKEAGHHIGNLMKVILFAYDPSVIIMGGSISNAYNFFAPAMIETLNTFPYPETVKKLEIRISKKEDISILGASVLY from the coding sequence ATGAAAATAGGTATAGATTTAGGTGGTACAAATGTCCGGATGAGCATTGTATCGAATGGTAAAATAATCGGCAGGGTAGCCGAACCATGCAAGGCTAACGAACCGGAAGAGGCTGTTATCGGTCAACTAAAAGGAATGATACACCAATTAATAAATCAGGATATAGAAAGCATAGGTATAGGTGTTCCATCGGTAGTCGATGCCGAAAGAGGTATCGTCTACAATGTGGCGAATATACCTTCGTGGAAAGAAGTACACCTGAAAGATATCCTGGAAGAAGAATTCAAAATCCCGGTTTCTGTAAATAACGATTGCAACTGTTTTGCTCTCGGCGAACATTATTACGGAGAAGGTAATGGTTTCAACAACATTGTCGCAGTTGCTTTAGGCACAGGAGTAGGCGCGGGAATAATTATCGATGGTAAATTATATAACGGAGATAATACCGGTGCCGGAGAAATCGGGTGCCTGCCTTATCTGGAATATGATTATGAGTCCTATTGCAGCAGTTCCTATTTTGTGAGAGAGCACGGAATTACCGGAAAAGAAGCTTTCGATAAAGCATCTGAAGGAGATAACGAAGCCTTAATGATATGGAAAGAAGCCGGACACCACATCGGTAACCTGATGAAAGTGATCCTTTTTGCGTATGATCCATCTGTCATAATAATGGGTGGCAGCATATCCAATGCTTACAATTTTTTTGCTCCTGCAATGATAGAAACATTAAATACGTTTCCTTATCCTGAAACTGTAAAGAAATTAGAAATCAGAATATCAAAAAAGGAGGATATCAGTATATTAGGGGCTTCTGTCTTATACTAA